A portion of the Simkania negevensis Z genome contains these proteins:
- a CDS encoding tetratricopeptide repeat protein yields the protein MKRILLCLLFLQSTLIADWSDRFSSNVPCEKYFVCPYHCGSWGTTGAREVEWQFILTLWELHRLSAASQNEDFCFSKPTHFDDPWYQNIFNENLLITSNAVNCSERLNWNIEHHDEDGAHQGKTFHWTYYTDFGSGERHEDWGSHQFDNLENAIGTLESVAFQEEMIFFGHIEEVYSHEFKLIEIENSECESLLRNNKINLQKQLDFIEKCELEDPSYTSSFAEKRVNNFTKNISKYEKQLAENKKRLVKLEKEYASKSAAYTEFHPYFSAQLQKVKDTYLNIFTHCIEEHEAPSALYTRSQIHFLDGYFMDCLADLSRLLEITSLETLKEKTEEDLLLRKGQLQTQLGLFDEAIQTLTSCIRENPKNKESYFERAVAYFEKGNFELSIADFLQADYKPKPTIGTVGLDFCAGLISGICISAGDTTIHFIPSMLSSISGLAHGLWAFACDPTDVSVQMYHACRALIDFLTDHSTLEVIQTLVPEVKELMHNSKTLSERRKGELIGSIIGRYGTDFLLFAGIGKGVKVFHDLQRANRFLTLEKMAKDASKWTTLEEIHQAWWKKTKSTLDQIKVAEESKLSHALGSAFKNECLSELQVRKILHHCGYKTFPRPKGIPQNWKIMISEKGGGMKYRLESVGKGGKTVVHAEVRIMPGNPISSNPLQQQPYAKHSVHGKSIDKNGKFVDASSPSSHIPLQDYDFEKLSRAVPYG from the coding sequence ATGAAAAGAATATTACTCTGTTTACTCTTCCTACAGAGCACTCTCATTGCTGATTGGTCTGACAGGTTTTCTTCTAATGTTCCTTGCGAAAAATACTTTGTTTGCCCTTATCATTGTGGCAGCTGGGGCACGACCGGTGCTCGCGAAGTGGAGTGGCAATTCATCCTCACTTTATGGGAACTCCATCGTTTGAGCGCTGCCTCGCAAAATGAGGATTTTTGCTTTTCAAAACCCACTCATTTTGATGACCCATGGTATCAGAATATATTCAATGAAAACTTACTCATCACATCAAATGCGGTTAACTGTTCAGAGCGGCTAAACTGGAACATTGAACATCATGATGAAGATGGAGCTCATCAAGGAAAAACATTTCATTGGACCTATTATACAGATTTTGGTTCAGGAGAAAGACACGAAGATTGGGGTTCTCATCAATTTGACAATCTAGAGAATGCTATAGGAACACTAGAATCTGTTGCGTTTCAAGAAGAAATGATCTTCTTTGGGCACATCGAAGAAGTATACAGTCATGAATTTAAGCTCATAGAAATAGAAAATTCAGAATGCGAAAGCCTCCTCAGGAATAATAAAATAAATCTACAGAAACAACTCGACTTTATCGAGAAGTGCGAACTAGAAGACCCCTCTTATACAAGTTCGTTTGCAGAAAAACGAGTGAATAATTTCACAAAAAACATTAGCAAATACGAAAAACAATTAGCTGAAAATAAGAAGCGGTTGGTTAAACTTGAAAAAGAATATGCTTCTAAATCTGCTGCTTACACTGAATTTCACCCCTATTTTTCTGCTCAACTCCAAAAGGTCAAAGATACCTATCTTAATATTTTCACTCATTGTATTGAAGAACATGAAGCCCCTAGTGCTTTATATACACGATCTCAAATACACTTTCTCGATGGATATTTCATGGATTGTTTAGCAGACCTCAGCAGGCTCCTTGAGATCACTTCTCTAGAAACACTTAAAGAAAAAACCGAAGAAGACTTGCTACTCAGAAAAGGCCAACTACAAACCCAACTAGGTCTTTTTGACGAAGCAATCCAAACTCTCACATCCTGTATTCGTGAGAATCCCAAGAACAAAGAAAGTTATTTCGAGAGAGCCGTTGCCTATTTTGAAAAAGGTAACTTCGAGCTCTCCATCGCTGACTTTTTGCAAGCCGACTACAAACCTAAGCCTACAATAGGAACAGTCGGCCTAGATTTTTGCGCTGGATTAATTTCGGGCATTTGCATCAGTGCCGGTGATACAACTATCCACTTCATTCCTTCTATGCTTAGCTCGATAAGTGGCCTAGCTCATGGACTCTGGGCTTTTGCCTGTGATCCAACAGATGTCTCTGTACAAATGTACCATGCTTGTCGAGCGCTAATTGATTTTCTTACCGATCACTCTACTTTAGAAGTGATTCAAACTCTTGTCCCTGAAGTAAAAGAACTCATGCATAATTCCAAAACTCTTTCCGAGAGAAGAAAAGGAGAGCTCATAGGTTCAATCATCGGGCGTTATGGGACTGACTTTCTCCTCTTTGCCGGTATTGGAAAAGGTGTGAAAGTCTTTCACGATCTTCAGCGTGCAAACCGCTTCTTAACCCTAGAAAAAATGGCAAAAGATGCCTCAAAATGGACGACGCTTGAAGAAATTCATCAAGCATGGTGGAAAAAAACAAAGTCAACCCTCGACCAAATAAAAGTTGCAGAAGAGTCAAAACTAAGCCACGCTTTAGGATCTGCTTTTAAAAATGAATGCTTATCAGAGCTTCAGGTCAGAAAAATACTGCATCATTGTGGCTATAAAACCTTTCCAAGACCTAAAGGTATTCCTCAAAACTGGAAGATTATGATTTCTGAAAAAGGGGGTGGTATGAAATACCGACTGGAATCTGTGGGGAAAGGAGGAAAAACGGTTGTCCATGCTGAAGTAAGAATAATGCCTGGTAATCCTATAAGTTCTAACCCATTACAGCAACAGCCTTACGCAAAACATTCGGTACATGGAAAAAGCATAGATAAAAATGGTAAATTTGTAGACGCTTCATCTCCTTCATCCCATATTCCACTCCAAGATTACGACTTTGAAAAGTTAAGTAGAGCAGTACCATATGGATGA
- a CDS encoding transposase, translated as MWTVLFPPAPGGGEKVDYGYKGKGVLLHLLIDKNGNAIAITTTDAKGDEKQEVSRLLTQLPLKSLKGRVVVLEADKGYDAGWLRQFLLNMGIFPLIPYRKIKGRWAPEINEVTHFFKLSPQRWKVERAFAWLKRRCRRLLMRWERLFVIWNGLVILGVVYTWIKNLVG; from the coding sequence CTGTGGACGGTTCTTTTTCCCCCCGCTCCAGGAGGAGGGGAAAAAGTTGATTATGGTTATAAAGGCAAGGGAGTTCTGCTTCACTTGCTTATCGATAAAAACGGCAATGCAATAGCCATTACAACTACCGATGCAAAGGGGGATGAAAAACAGGAAGTTAGCAGATTGCTTACACAGCTTCCATTAAAGTCACTCAAAGGGCGAGTAGTTGTTCTTGAGGCAGACAAAGGTTATGATGCAGGCTGGTTACGTCAGTTTTTGTTAAACATGGGAATATTTCCTCTAATTCCCTATCGGAAAATCAAAGGAAGATGGGCGCCAGAAATTAACGAAGTTACCCATTTCTTCAAATTGAGCCCACAACGCTGGAAGGTAGAACGAGCTTTTGCTTGGTTAAAAAGACGTTGTCGTCGGCTATTGATGCGATGGGAGCGTTTATTCGTGATATGGAATGGATTGGTAATATTGGGGGTAGTTTATACTTGGATAAAAAATTTAGTTGGATAG
- a CDS encoding transposase translates to MAGFKCLSDEQWQLIEGLMDHTFPLERGTPRSDLRKTWNSILFILTRGCRWADLPTDSSLFIPRSTAHKWLKQWSVEGVFDKVMSGLLQIAIMEGKVDLSQVAVDGSFSPRSRRRGKS, encoded by the coding sequence ATGGCAGGATTTAAGTGTTTATCAGATGAACAATGGCAACTCATTGAAGGTCTTATGGACCATACTTTTCCTTTGGAGAGAGGAACTCCTCGAAGTGATCTACGCAAAACCTGGAATTCAATACTCTTTATCTTAACGAGAGGATGTCGTTGGGCGGATCTTCCGACAGATTCCTCTCTTTTTATCCCTCGTTCTACAGCTCACAAATGGTTAAAGCAATGGAGTGTTGAAGGAGTTTTTGATAAGGTGATGAGTGGGCTATTACAGATAGCAATAATGGAAGGAAAAGTTGATCTTTCTCAAGTAGCTGTGGACGGTTCTTTTTCCCCCCGCTCCAGGAGGAGGGGAAAAAGTTGA
- the purU gene encoding formyltetrahydrofolate deformylase: MFENEFILTLSCQDRIGIVAAVTGMLATNGMNILELSQFSDPSTQQFFMRLDFRVESGPSSEDQICEAFKPVAEKFGMSFELHDKNYRPKVLIMVSKLSHCFNDLLHRHKNGTLPIEIPAVVSNHEDLEEMASWYNLPFYHFPITQKNKIEQEKKLFKLVQDLEIDLIVLARYMQIISEDLCKKLHGKIINIHHSFLPSFKGAKPYHQAYERGVKVIGATAHYVTADLDEGPIIDQETIRVRHDHTPKQLVQLGCDVECLVLARALKYQVEQRVILNNNKTVVFS, encoded by the coding sequence ATGTTTGAAAATGAATTTATTTTAACTCTATCTTGCCAAGATCGGATTGGAATCGTTGCTGCTGTTACGGGAATGCTTGCAACAAATGGAATGAATATTCTTGAACTTTCTCAGTTTAGTGACCCGTCTACTCAGCAGTTTTTTATGCGCCTCGATTTCCGAGTTGAAAGCGGACCTTCCAGTGAAGACCAGATTTGCGAAGCTTTTAAGCCCGTTGCCGAAAAGTTTGGCATGAGTTTTGAGTTGCATGATAAAAACTATCGCCCAAAAGTATTAATCATGGTCTCGAAGCTCAGCCATTGTTTTAATGACCTTTTGCATAGACATAAAAATGGCACTCTTCCGATTGAAATTCCTGCCGTTGTGTCCAACCATGAAGATCTTGAGGAAATGGCTTCTTGGTACAATCTCCCCTTTTATCACTTCCCGATCACCCAAAAAAATAAAATCGAGCAAGAAAAAAAACTTTTTAAGCTCGTTCAAGACCTCGAAATCGATCTCATAGTTCTAGCTCGGTACATGCAAATCATTTCTGAAGATTTATGCAAAAAACTTCATGGAAAAATCATCAACATCCACCACTCTTTTCTCCCCAGCTTCAAAGGAGCAAAACCCTACCATCAAGCCTATGAGCGAGGAGTGAAAGTCATAGGAGCAACAGCCCACTACGTCACCGCTGATTTAGATGAGGGGCCTATTATCGACCAAGAAACGATCCGGGTACGCCATGATCACACACCCAAACAGCTTGTGCAGCTAGGATGTGATGTCGAATGCCTCGTCCTTGCTCGCGCTCTCAAATATCAAGTTGAACAGCGCGTCATTCTCAACAACAATAAAACAGTTGTTTTTAGTTAA
- a CDS encoding CPn0927/CPn0928 family alpha/beta hydrolase fold protein, protein MELYDILHGSDAFYTQSNYIEKAKEEFKTNQSPAPTHVIETGNKVWRIAQQVLFTVGCLCLCYMLMHKLGSFFEFFRNYGLPLVPSVLQLALFPFTLPHLIHGLIGLATVPGSVLSFFVSSSWRKEIDIEGLNEEGFKVKRFSIEVDGYTIDAMMIGRNLASDRWMLMSGGNGELYEALGCPDYGQYIQANLTSFLDGLKTNAILFNYAGVGASSGLPNRDIMIKAYKALLEILEEDIKAKTIFGYGHSIGGGVQAEALKNHEFKKDIRYLFMKSRTFTDFADTAADVLFKPLDKLLRFVNWNFETLKCSTELKCPELIFQTTSAHFYEDISKYIESIIADPLISPAVALAQGLLSQDTSWKHKFFMGIRERHNDGIPFVNGRIAKKVEEMLDAYYGKKA, encoded by the coding sequence ATGGAATTATACGATATTTTACATGGTTCAGATGCTTTTTATACGCAATCAAACTACATAGAAAAAGCAAAAGAAGAGTTTAAGACCAATCAATCTCCTGCTCCGACTCATGTAATTGAGACAGGTAATAAGGTCTGGCGCATCGCGCAGCAAGTTCTCTTCACAGTGGGATGCCTCTGCCTCTGTTACATGCTTATGCATAAACTCGGAAGTTTTTTTGAGTTTTTTCGAAATTATGGCCTTCCTCTTGTGCCCTCAGTTTTACAACTCGCCCTTTTTCCTTTTACCCTTCCTCACTTAATTCACGGCCTAATTGGCCTTGCAACTGTACCGGGATCGGTCCTTAGCTTTTTTGTTTCCTCATCTTGGAGAAAAGAAATTGACATAGAGGGATTAAACGAAGAAGGCTTCAAGGTGAAACGTTTCTCAATTGAAGTCGATGGTTATACGATCGATGCGATGATGATAGGCCGCAACTTGGCTAGTGATCGTTGGATGCTCATGTCCGGGGGGAATGGAGAGTTGTACGAAGCTTTAGGTTGCCCTGACTATGGGCAATACATTCAGGCTAATTTGACCTCTTTTTTAGATGGGCTTAAAACAAATGCTATTCTCTTTAATTATGCAGGTGTAGGTGCAAGCTCTGGACTACCAAATCGAGACATCATGATTAAAGCCTACAAAGCTCTTTTGGAAATCTTAGAAGAAGACATCAAAGCCAAGACAATCTTTGGATATGGCCACTCCATTGGTGGAGGGGTACAAGCTGAAGCCCTCAAAAATCACGAATTTAAAAAAGATATCCGATATCTCTTTATGAAAAGCCGTACCTTTACTGACTTTGCTGATACAGCCGCAGATGTTCTCTTTAAACCGCTCGATAAGCTCCTCCGTTTTGTCAATTGGAACTTTGAAACTCTTAAGTGTTCTACAGAGCTAAAATGTCCTGAATTGATCTTTCAAACAACAAGTGCTCATTTCTACGAAGATATCTCTAAATACATCGAGTCTATCATCGCTGATCCCCTTATTTCTCCTGCTGTTGCGCTTGCGCAAGGTCTTCTCTCTCAAGACACCTCTTGGAAGCATAAATTCTTCATGGGAATTCGCGAACGGCACAACGATGGAATCCCCTTTGTCAACGGAAGAATTGCAAAGAAGGTTGAAGAAATGCTCGATGCGTATTATGGCAAGAAAGCATAA
- a CDS encoding malate dehydrogenase: protein MAKPLKRVAVTGGGGQIAYSVLFRIASGELFGPDQPIALHILEVPQGLEPLKGVVMELEDCSYPLLKEIKIGTDPVDVFGDVNVALLIGAKPRGPGMERKDLLQDNGKIFVGQGQALNNAAAKDVLVFVVGNPCNTNCLIAMHNAPDIPNDHFFAMTRLDQNRAQFQLAHKAGVDITEVEKVTIWGNHSATQVPDFVNATIRGKKATDVIKDRAYLEGDFVTCVQKRGAAVIGARGKSSAASAANAILDGVRSILTPTKGDSWYSMCVLSNGNPYGIKDDLIFSFPCRTLKENQVNIVNGLEWDLFLKERIAETEKELLEERDAIAHLLK, encoded by the coding sequence ATGGCAAAACCTTTAAAACGAGTAGCTGTGACAGGTGGGGGAGGGCAAATTGCCTATAGCGTCCTCTTTCGCATTGCAAGTGGAGAACTCTTTGGCCCTGATCAGCCCATTGCTCTTCATATCTTAGAAGTGCCCCAAGGCTTAGAACCCTTAAAAGGGGTGGTGATGGAGCTTGAAGATTGTTCCTACCCACTGCTGAAAGAAATTAAAATCGGCACCGATCCTGTTGATGTTTTTGGTGATGTCAATGTCGCACTACTCATTGGAGCAAAGCCTCGTGGACCTGGAATGGAACGGAAAGATCTCCTGCAAGACAATGGAAAAATTTTTGTAGGTCAAGGCCAAGCGCTAAATAATGCCGCTGCTAAAGATGTTCTCGTTTTTGTCGTGGGTAATCCGTGCAATACCAATTGTTTGATTGCGATGCACAATGCGCCTGATATTCCAAACGATCATTTCTTCGCGATGACACGCCTCGATCAAAACCGAGCGCAATTTCAACTTGCTCATAAGGCGGGAGTGGATATTACTGAAGTCGAGAAAGTGACAATATGGGGGAATCACTCAGCGACTCAAGTTCCTGATTTTGTCAATGCGACGATTCGAGGAAAAAAGGCAACAGACGTCATTAAAGATAGAGCCTATTTAGAAGGAGATTTTGTCACTTGCGTTCAAAAGCGTGGAGCCGCAGTGATTGGTGCGCGAGGTAAATCTTCTGCAGCATCTGCAGCAAATGCAATTCTCGATGGAGTGCGGTCGATCCTCACTCCAACGAAAGGCGATTCATGGTATTCCATGTGTGTCTTGTCGAATGGAAATCCCTATGGTATTAAAGATGACTTGATTTTTTCCTTTCCATGTCGGACATTAAAAGAAAATCAAGTAAACATCGTTAACGGGCTTGAGTGGGATCTATTTTTGAAAGAAAGAATTGCAGAAACCGAAAAAGAGCTCCTAGAAGAACGCGATGCAATCGCACATTTATTGAAATGA
- a CDS encoding citrate (Si)-synthase, which yields MEEVLFEVTKEQLETGMRGYPVGYCTTSYVDPIKGLFYRGRPISELYKWEPERVIYLLHHGKEGSAQDISQFSQELKKRAHCSQAVAKHIESLPRQGHPMKLFCSALLILGMLEGLKDYKEDCLNLIAKLPHLTAIVINHHAGWGPTPAPNGEMGYMENFAHMLQVPKAKKDELSEVFRLFNILHYDHGGGNLSTFVGKAVASGLEDMYGSIASAMCALAGPRHGKANQDCLQFVQLVLDEVGEGASANQVENLIRKRLQNNELVYGFGHAVLRAEDARAAIFYDIAEEKFKDHPLVKIAFLLRSEGPKVLKENPKISDPYPNVDAVSGTVLTAAGFGYPEYFTVLFGLARCLGISIQIVYERCEARGGKGTPIIRPRYLFKPQ from the coding sequence ATGGAAGAAGTCCTTTTTGAAGTGACAAAAGAGCAACTCGAAACAGGGATGCGCGGTTATCCTGTCGGATACTGCACCACGTCCTATGTGGATCCCATTAAAGGACTTTTTTATCGAGGGCGTCCGATCTCCGAGCTTTATAAGTGGGAGCCTGAACGGGTGATTTACCTTCTCCATCACGGGAAAGAAGGCTCAGCTCAAGACATCTCCCAATTTTCACAAGAGCTTAAAAAAAGGGCTCATTGCTCTCAAGCTGTAGCGAAACATATCGAGAGTTTGCCTCGTCAAGGACACCCCATGAAATTGTTTTGCTCAGCACTGCTCATTTTGGGAATGCTTGAAGGGCTAAAAGATTATAAAGAAGATTGCCTCAACTTAATTGCAAAACTTCCTCATCTAACAGCCATAGTGATCAACCATCATGCTGGTTGGGGTCCAACTCCTGCTCCAAATGGAGAAATGGGCTACATGGAAAACTTTGCTCACATGCTGCAAGTCCCTAAGGCCAAAAAAGATGAGCTCTCTGAGGTCTTTAGACTTTTTAACATTCTCCATTACGATCATGGAGGAGGGAATCTGTCGACATTTGTAGGAAAGGCTGTGGCTTCAGGTCTGGAAGATATGTATGGTTCGATTGCATCAGCAATGTGTGCTTTAGCAGGTCCACGTCATGGAAAAGCGAATCAAGACTGTCTGCAGTTTGTTCAATTAGTTCTCGATGAAGTGGGTGAAGGAGCTTCTGCGAATCAAGTCGAGAATCTTATCCGAAAGCGTCTGCAAAATAATGAACTTGTTTATGGATTTGGCCATGCTGTTCTTCGTGCAGAAGATGCCCGAGCGGCAATTTTTTATGATATTGCTGAAGAGAAATTTAAAGACCATCCTCTCGTGAAAATCGCCTTTTTGCTTCGCTCTGAAGGGCCAAAAGTTTTGAAAGAAAACCCTAAAATTTCTGACCCTTATCCGAATGTCGACGCAGTTTCAGGGACCGTTCTCACAGCTGCTGGATTTGGTTATCCCGAGTACTTTACCGTTCTCTTTGGTCTTGCCCGCTGCTTAGGCATTTCAATTCAAATCGTCTACGAGCGATGTGAAGCTCGTGGAGGAAAGGGAACACCGATTATTCGTCCTCGCTATCTTTTTAAGCCTCAGTAA